The sequence GCATAAGTTAAAATATATTAGTCCTTTTTTAGCCTTTGTATATGAATAGTTATATAACCAAGTTCTGACGATGGAAATGCGATATCATACTTCTCCGTTATACATGACGTGACTGTTCTTGTTACTTGATACGAATCAGAAAATTTTTGTTGAATCATGCCTAACATTTCTTCATCCATTTCATGCAATTGATAATGACTCACTCGCGACAAAGCAAAATGCAAGTGTGTAACAAGGCGCTGATAAGATAAATCGTCTTCACTAATATTCATGTCCAACTTCTCTAAAAATAACTGAATCATCTCTCGTACAATGGCTGTATGCTTAATCGTTTGCTGATAATCACCTCCTTGAAGTTTCATCGTATGAACATGAAGAGCGATATGAGCTGCTTCGTCTATCGGAACATCTATATTTAATTTCTCCCGAATATGACGCACAGCCCACAGCCCGATTTCAAACTCATTGCGGTAGAGTATCTTAATTTCATTCAATAATTTGTTTTGCAAATGTATACCATCTTCTATCCTTTCAATGGCAAACGAAACATGATCTGTAAGAGCAATATGGATGTGTTCACTTAACTTTGAACCTAAATAGTCCTCAGCATATGAAATGATTTCTTCTGAAATGATGAAATGTTCTTCAGGAATTCTATTTAACAGCTGCTGCAATTTTTCATTTTCTTTCATTTCAAACAATTGCTCTACCTTACTCGGGTTAATACGATCGTTTTTTCTTTTGCCAAATGCTATACCAGTTCCAATTGCTACTTTTTCTTGTTGATTATCTATGACAAGTACTGCATTGTTATTCAAAATTTTCTTCAATCGCATGTTAACCATCCCCTTACAGAACCGGATAATTTTAGCTAAGCGTCAAAAGGCTTGTTTTCCCAGCTTCGCATTGTTTCTCATTTGTTAGTTGAATAGACTGATCAAGCTCTTTACTATTCGTAATAACCATCGGTGTCACCGTATTCTCAGCATTTTCACGGATATAATTCAAGTCAAATTCCATTACTATTTGACCCGCGGCAACTTTTTCTCCTTCTTTAACTAATATATTAAACCCCTCACCTTTTAAGCCAACTGTTTCTAAGCCAACATGGATCAGTATTTCTACTCCATCATTCGTTCTCATACCGATTGCGTGTTTTGTTTCGGGAATTTGTACAATTGTTGCATCTACTGGTGCTACTACTTTTCCGTTTTCTGGAGTGATCGCAATCCCTTCCCCCATCATTTTCTGACCAAAGACAGGGTCTGGTACATCCTCCAAAGCTACAACTTTACCAGTTAATGGTGCTAACAGTTCAACTTTTTTTGATTTGTTAAATAATTTTTTAAACATTTGTGATTTCCTTTCCTGAGAAGTGAACAAAGGCGCAAGCGCCCGTTTAGAGACGTAGCGAGTGGAGCGAATCAACTGAGATAAAGGAATCACGGTGAGCTTGCGAATCGATGATGACTTATCGTAGGGCGATTTCGCGAAGTCGCCTAGTCTCTGGGCGCTGGAGCCGGACGTGGCCGTTTCTATCAGCAAACATCATATAGCCCAAAATTTATACTTTCTTGACGTATTAGAAAAACCGAAAAGCGCCCGGTCTAACTAACAAAGCCGACTTCTAAGCATTACTTCCTCGTTAAAATGTTATCTTTCTTAACTAAAAAAAAGCATGAAGAAATAAGAAGGATTTCGTTTGTTTACCCTTTCGATTTCTCCATGCCTAATCTAGTTAGTAACATGTGAGCCTATATTAAATTAAACGATCCATATTCATAAAAATAATAACACACAGAGGATCAGTTGTCTATACATATTCTCAAAGTCATACATTGTTATTTTGACAGCGGTGTCCACTCCTCTAATACCGAAGGACGGTCGATCACGTCTGCCCCAATTACTTTTTTATAAAAGTCGACCGGACCGGCATCACCAATAATAGCATAAGCATAACCAAGATGCCTCATTTCATGTAAACTATGTATAAGTAATTGATAGCCGATACCTTTTCCTCTTGCAGTCTCAATGACACCGGTGGGACCAAAAAAGTTCTTGAATGTTGTTTCATAACAAGCAAAACCCAGTATATCCTTATTCTTAACAGCTATCAAACAATTTGCCGGTAAAGCGGAACATGCCACTTCACATTCGTTTTTCCATTGCGGAAAGTGTGCTTGTACCCAATCAATAATTCGATCTTTCTCCAAAGGCAGCGCTCTTCTAATAACCCAGTCCTGCTGTTGTTTTTGATATACTTGCGGCAAATGGTATAGATTTACATACATGTCTGCCACTTAATCCCTCCTCACCCTTGCCTAAACATCACCACACACGCTGGTGAAGCTATCTTATAATGACACGCTAATGCTTGTAATCGCCCATCTGCTTGCACACGCAATACTGTGATACGATCGCTGTGCTGGTTAGCAATGAACAAATATTCTCCATCTGGAGATATAGCAAAATGACGTGGCCACTCACCCAAAGCTGCTGCTTCATCAACGAAGCGCAAACGACCATCTGCTTGCACACGATATACTACAATACTATCCCTGCCTCGATTCGAGACAAAAAGCAACGATTTATCAGGTGAAAAATGAATATCTGCACAAAAGTTATCCTGCACTTCATCTGGTGGGATAGTCGGTATCTCCTGGGCAAGTTGTAAGTTAGTGAATGACTTATTGAAGTGATAGACAGCAACTACCGAACTGAATTCATTGGTGATATATAGACAGTTCTTCGCCTTATTCACTTCGATATGTCTTGGGCCAGAGCCATCTTTTAACGGAAAAGATGCTTGAAGTTCCAGTTGCTGATGATCTGATTGTAATTGAAATAGAAAAAGTTTGTTCTGACCCAAGTCTGTTACGATATACATATGATCGTAGCCAAGTGGATAGCACATATGGGGATGGGAAGCTTCACCAGATTTCTGAAACAAATGAAGATCTGCTTGTAATTGCACCTTCCCATCTTCTTCTAACGGATGAAGCGACAGCTTACCATCTCCATAATTGGTCACTATACTATATCGACCATCATCTGTGATATGGAGATAGCAAGGACTGGACCCGCCTGTTTTAATCCTGCTTGTTTCGATTAACTGATCACCTACTTGATAACTGACCAGTTCTCCTTCCTCAACCTCACTAACAGCATAGAGATTGTTCTGATCAGGATGTAGCGCTAAAAATGAGGGAGCATCTATTCCAGTAATGGCGTCTAACTTGTGAAAGGATTGCTGTTCCGAATCAAACCTGACATAGTGAATCGCTTCTTCTGTTTTACTGCCATAGCCTCCAACAAACATGTTATAATTTCTTATCATATGAACAGGAAACTCCTTCATTTTTTAATAGATCGGTAATACGTGAAAAAACACATTCGGAGATGCCATTCGATAATAATAGCTAGACCATCCCAATCCTGTTGATTGATCAACATTCGCATTAAACGGTAACCGTTCCTGCTCAAGTTCATCGATAAAATCGATTTCTTCATTGCTATATGATGAAATACGCTCGATTGCTGTCTCCAATCTAGCTATCAATCCACCAT is a genomic window of Gracilibacillus salinarum containing:
- a CDS encoding PRD domain-containing protein codes for the protein MRLKKILNNNAVLVIDNQQEKVAIGTGIAFGKRKNDRINPSKVEQLFEMKENEKLQQLLNRIPEEHFIISEEIISYAEDYLGSKLSEHIHIALTDHVSFAIERIEDGIHLQNKLLNEIKILYRNEFEIGLWAVRHIREKLNIDVPIDEAAHIALHVHTMKLQGGDYQQTIKHTAIVREMIQLFLEKLDMNISEDDLSYQRLVTHLHFALSRVSHYQLHEMDEEMLGMIQQKFSDSYQVTRTVTSCITEKYDIAFPSSELGYITIHIQRLKKD
- a CDS encoding PTS sugar transporter subunit IIA; the encoded protein is MFKKLFNKSKKVELLAPLTGKVVALEDVPDPVFGQKMMGEGIAITPENGKVVAPVDATIVQIPETKHAIGMRTNDGVEILIHVGLETVGLKGEGFNILVKEGEKVAAGQIVMEFDLNYIRENAENTVTPMVITNSKELDQSIQLTNEKQCEAGKTSLLTLS
- a CDS encoding GNAT family N-acetyltransferase, producing MYVNLYHLPQVYQKQQQDWVIRRALPLEKDRIIDWVQAHFPQWKNECEVACSALPANCLIAVKNKDILGFACYETTFKNFFGPTGVIETARGKGIGYQLLIHSLHEMRHLGYAYAIIGDAGPVDFYKKVIGADVIDRPSVLEEWTPLSK
- a CDS encoding lactonase family protein; its protein translation is MIRNYNMFVGGYGSKTEEAIHYVRFDSEQQSFHKLDAITGIDAPSFLALHPDQNNLYAVSEVEEGELVSYQVGDQLIETSRIKTGGSSPCYLHITDDGRYSIVTNYGDGKLSLHPLEEDGKVQLQADLHLFQKSGEASHPHMCYPLGYDHMYIVTDLGQNKLFLFQLQSDHQQLELQASFPLKDGSGPRHIEVNKAKNCLYITNEFSSVVAVYHFNKSFTNLQLAQEIPTIPPDEVQDNFCADIHFSPDKSLLFVSNRGRDSIVVYRVQADGRLRFVDEAAALGEWPRHFAISPDGEYLFIANQHSDRITVLRVQADGRLQALACHYKIASPACVVMFRQG